The following are from one region of the Polyangiaceae bacterium genome:
- a CDS encoding UDP-N-acetylmuramoyl-L-alanyl-D-glutamate--2,6-diaminopimelate ligase, whose translation MREEKSPPHGLTLGELVRALARFEPQVVGSDAVRLLDVRHDSRAVSSGDLFVARGRGAGFIHQAVEQGAAAVMIEQGQPLPDVGVPVLSVSDVRLALSFAAEAVWERPTQRIGVVGITGTNGKTTSSYLVQHAIQSAGGRAARLGTLGFAFEGQEDTASLTTPEGDEVSRRAAAVARAGGTHMVMEASSHALTLGRVEAVHFRVAAFTNLTQDHLDFHGTMDAYAQAKLRLFTELLPEASVVNVDDAFGQEILRRASGRVLAVGRGGHDVTPLGVSVDARGLHGRIRVLDREVTLESRLVGEHNLDNVLLSLGIVAALGLDVDAAAAGFAGAPEVPGRLERCDAPEDDVLVVVDYAHTPDALERALRAVRSLGSGQVMCVFGCGGDRDPDKRPKMGDAVGRLASRAVITNDNPRSEEPAVIARAIEAGLRPHGIDYEVELNRAAAIERAVLAAAPGDVILIAGKGHEPYQIIGATRRDFDDRVEAKRALALRRGAG comes from the coding sequence GTGAGAGAAGAAAAGAGCCCCCCGCACGGCCTCACCCTCGGTGAGCTCGTGCGCGCGCTCGCGCGCTTCGAGCCCCAGGTCGTGGGCAGCGATGCCGTGCGCCTGCTCGACGTGCGCCACGACTCGCGGGCGGTGAGCTCCGGCGATCTGTTCGTGGCCCGCGGTCGCGGCGCGGGTTTCATCCACCAAGCGGTGGAGCAGGGGGCCGCGGCGGTGATGATCGAGCAAGGTCAGCCGCTGCCCGACGTCGGCGTGCCGGTCCTCTCGGTGAGCGACGTCCGCCTGGCGCTGAGCTTCGCTGCGGAAGCAGTGTGGGAGCGACCCACGCAGCGCATCGGCGTGGTGGGAATTACCGGGACCAACGGCAAGACCACGTCTTCGTATCTGGTGCAGCACGCCATCCAGAGCGCCGGCGGCCGTGCGGCCCGCCTCGGCACCTTGGGCTTCGCTTTCGAGGGCCAAGAGGACACGGCGTCGCTGACCACGCCGGAGGGCGACGAGGTCTCGCGCCGGGCGGCGGCGGTGGCGCGCGCGGGTGGCACGCACATGGTGATGGAGGCTTCCAGCCACGCGCTGACTCTGGGTCGCGTGGAGGCGGTGCACTTTCGCGTCGCGGCCTTTACCAACCTGACGCAAGACCACCTGGACTTCCACGGCACCATGGACGCTTACGCGCAGGCGAAGCTCCGGCTGTTCACCGAGCTTCTCCCCGAGGCCAGCGTGGTGAACGTGGACGACGCTTTCGGTCAGGAGATCCTGCGCCGGGCGTCGGGGCGAGTGCTGGCGGTGGGACGCGGGGGGCACGACGTGACGCCGCTCGGCGTGAGCGTGGACGCCCGCGGGCTCCACGGTCGCATCCGCGTGCTCGACCGCGAGGTGACGCTCGAGAGTCGCCTGGTCGGCGAGCACAACCTGGACAACGTGCTGCTGTCGCTCGGCATCGTCGCGGCGTTGGGGCTGGACGTAGACGCTGCCGCGGCGGGGTTTGCCGGCGCGCCGGAGGTGCCCGGGCGTCTCGAGCGCTGCGACGCTCCCGAGGACGACGTGCTGGTGGTCGTGGACTACGCCCACACGCCGGACGCGTTGGAGCGTGCGCTGCGAGCCGTGCGCAGCCTGGGCAGTGGCCAGGTGATGTGCGTGTTCGGCTGCGGCGGCGACCGCGATCCCGACAAGCGACCGAAGATGGGCGACGCCGTGGGACGACTGGCTAGCCGCGCGGTGATCACCAACGACAATCCGCGCTCGGAGGAGCCCGCGGTCATCGCTCGGGCCATCGAGGCCGGGCTTCGCCCGCATGGCATCGACTACGAGGTGGAGCTGAATCGCGCGGCGGCCATCGAGCGTGCCGTGCTCGCGGCTGCGCCGGGGGACGTGATCCTGATCGCCGGCAAGGGGCACGAGCCGTATCAGATCATCGGTGCCACGCGCCGCGACTTCGACGACCGCGTCGAAGCCAAGCGCGCGCTGGCGTTGCGGCGGGGGGCTGGCTGA
- the rsmH gene encoding 16S rRNA (cytosine(1402)-N(4))-methyltransferase RsmH, translating to MTIVAASFEEHPSYEHVTVMPHEVLTALAPERGGVYLDLTAGGGGHSAVILAASATARVVAFDRDPAAVQAATERLAEFGERALVVHGSFSDVESWLAHADLGPVRGLLADLGVSSHQLTDASRGMSFRGEGPLDMRMNPTAGETALELVERLNADDLADVIYQYGEERRSRRIARCIKQAADAGELSSTLDLRRAVVRAVGPRRVGGIDPATRTFQALRIAVNDELAQLEGLLALAPRVLSPGGVAVFISFHSLEDRMVKRAFRDREVWQRLSTKPQVASDEEQAQNPRSRSAKLRAARRVEEAS from the coding sequence ATGACCATCGTGGCAGCGTCCTTCGAAGAGCACCCCAGCTACGAGCACGTGACGGTGATGCCGCACGAGGTGCTGACGGCGCTGGCGCCGGAGCGCGGCGGTGTGTACCTCGATCTCACGGCGGGAGGCGGCGGTCATTCTGCGGTGATCCTGGCGGCGAGCGCGACGGCGCGGGTCGTCGCCTTCGATCGGGATCCGGCAGCCGTGCAGGCCGCCACGGAACGCCTCGCGGAGTTCGGCGAGCGCGCCCTGGTGGTGCACGGCTCTTTCTCGGACGTGGAGAGCTGGCTCGCCCACGCGGACCTGGGTCCCGTGCGCGGGCTGCTCGCGGATCTCGGCGTGAGCTCGCACCAGCTGACGGACGCGAGCCGCGGCATGAGCTTCCGCGGCGAGGGACCCCTCGACATGCGCATGAACCCGACGGCTGGGGAGACCGCCCTCGAGCTGGTCGAGCGCTTGAACGCCGACGACCTGGCGGACGTAATCTACCAGTACGGCGAAGAGCGTCGTTCGCGACGCATCGCTCGCTGCATCAAACAGGCGGCGGACGCGGGCGAGCTGTCGAGCACGCTCGACCTGCGGCGCGCGGTGGTTCGCGCGGTGGGGCCGCGGCGCGTCGGCGGCATCGATCCCGCGACGCGAACGTTCCAAGCACTGAGGATCGCCGTGAACGACGAGCTGGCACAGCTCGAGGGGCTGCTCGCCTTGGCGCCGCGGGTGCTTTCGCCGGGCGGCGTCGCCGTGTTCATCAGCTTCCATTCGCTCGAAGATCGAATGGTCAAGCGAGCGTTTCGCGATCGGGAGGTCTGGCAGCGGCTGAGCACCAAGCCGCAGGTGGCGAGCGACGAAGAGCAGGCGCAAAACCCCCGCTCTCGCAGCGCCAAGCTCCGGGCTGCACGCCGGGTGGAGGAAGCGTCGTGA
- a CDS encoding cobalamin B12-binding domain-containing protein, which translates to MSGDRRVRILVAKPGLDGHDRGAKVVARALRDAGFEVVYTGLHQTPEMIASAAIQEDVDAVGLSIMSGAHNTLFPAVIEALRAKGADDIDVFGGGIVPESDIERLQAAGVRKVFRPGTTLAEIVEWVNANVTPRAL; encoded by the coding sequence ATGAGCGGAGACAGGCGCGTACGCATCTTGGTGGCCAAGCCCGGTTTGGACGGACACGACCGCGGCGCGAAGGTGGTGGCGCGCGCCCTGCGCGACGCGGGCTTCGAGGTCGTGTACACGGGGCTGCACCAGACGCCGGAGATGATCGCGTCGGCGGCGATCCAGGAAGACGTGGACGCCGTCGGGCTGTCGATCATGAGCGGCGCCCACAACACGCTATTCCCCGCCGTCATCGAGGCGCTGCGCGCGAAGGGCGCGGACGACATCGACGTGTTCGGCGGCGGCATCGTTCCCGAGAGCGACATCGAGCGGCTGCAGGCCGCCGGCGTGCGCAAGGTGTTCCGCCCGGGAACGACCCTCGCGGAGATCGTCGAGTGGGTGAACGCGAACGTGACGCCCCGCGCGTTGTGA
- a CDS encoding UDP-N-acetylmuramoyl-tripeptide--D-alanyl-D-alanine ligase, giving the protein MATPIPDNRAELSLADVLTATGGELLSGDRGAVVRGVTTDTRGDVKGKLFVALAGESFDGHEFVARAVRAGATAALVSRDFEVLGDVAVVRVADTLTALGDLAGFHRRRWGGQVVAVAGSAGKTTTRSAISAALGAILGAALHRTAGNLNNLVGVPMVLLGLEPQHRVAVLEIGTNARGEVARLAEIADPDVGVLTLVGMEHSEGIGDLDAIEAEEGDLLRALSSQAVAVGNGDDERVRRQLEASPAGRRVTYGSAGADYRLVRRETDDELGTQLTVARPSGDQVTLTTRLVGLPGALAAMAAVAVADAVLEAPADPELLRTGLAGQDVGERGRLTPVALANGTLVLDDSYNANPPSVLSAASVAQEIAERRGARLVLVVGEMRELGAMSEREHRAVGAALAERRAAALVAVEGDARLYVEPARSAGMDAEFATDAEAAVPLVLSRVRPGDVVLVKASRGVRAERIVAALEGGAT; this is encoded by the coding sequence ATGGCGACGCCCATCCCCGACAACCGCGCGGAGCTGTCCTTGGCGGACGTGCTCACCGCCACCGGTGGCGAGCTCTTGTCCGGTGATCGGGGCGCCGTGGTGCGGGGCGTCACCACCGACACTCGGGGTGACGTGAAGGGCAAGCTGTTCGTGGCCCTCGCCGGCGAGAGCTTCGACGGTCACGAGTTCGTGGCGCGGGCGGTGCGAGCCGGCGCCACGGCGGCGCTGGTGAGCCGCGACTTCGAGGTGCTGGGCGACGTGGCCGTGGTGCGGGTGGCGGACACGCTCACCGCCCTGGGCGACCTTGCCGGCTTTCATCGTCGCCGCTGGGGTGGCCAGGTGGTGGCGGTCGCGGGCTCCGCGGGCAAGACCACCACGCGGAGCGCCATCAGCGCCGCGCTGGGCGCCATCCTGGGCGCCGCCTTGCACCGCACGGCGGGCAACCTGAACAACCTCGTGGGCGTCCCCATGGTGCTGCTCGGTCTCGAGCCGCAGCACCGCGTGGCCGTGCTCGAGATCGGCACCAATGCTCGCGGCGAGGTCGCGCGGCTGGCCGAGATCGCCGATCCGGACGTGGGCGTGCTGACGCTGGTGGGCATGGAGCACTCCGAGGGCATCGGCGATCTCGACGCCATCGAGGCCGAAGAGGGCGACCTGCTGCGGGCGCTCTCCTCGCAGGCGGTGGCCGTGGGCAACGGTGATGACGAGCGCGTTCGGCGACAGTTGGAAGCAAGCCCGGCGGGCCGGCGTGTGACCTACGGCAGCGCCGGTGCGGACTACCGCCTGGTACGCCGCGAGACCGACGACGAGCTCGGCACGCAGCTCACGGTCGCACGCCCCTCGGGGGATCAGGTCACGCTCACCACGCGACTCGTGGGGCTGCCCGGAGCGCTCGCCGCGATGGCCGCGGTCGCGGTGGCGGATGCCGTGCTCGAAGCGCCCGCCGACCCGGAGCTGCTTCGGACGGGCCTTGCGGGTCAGGACGTCGGGGAGCGCGGTCGGCTCACGCCCGTGGCCTTGGCGAACGGCACCTTGGTGCTGGACGACAGCTACAACGCGAACCCGCCGAGCGTGCTGTCTGCCGCGAGCGTCGCTCAGGAGATCGCCGAGCGCCGCGGCGCTCGGCTGGTGCTGGTGGTGGGCGAGATGCGTGAGCTCGGCGCGATGAGCGAGCGCGAGCACCGCGCGGTGGGCGCGGCCTTGGCCGAGCGCCGGGCGGCGGCGCTGGTCGCCGTGGAAGGCGACGCACGGTTGTACGTCGAGCCCGCGCGGTCCGCCGGCATGGACGCGGAGTTCGCCACCGACGCGGAAGCCGCGGTGCCGTTGGTGCTGTCGCGAGTTCGCCCCGGAGACGTGGTCCTGGTGAAGGCTTCCCGCGGCGTGCGCGCCGAGCGCATCGTGGCGGCGCTGGAAGGGGGCGCGACATGA
- a CDS encoding PASTA domain-containing protein yields the protein MRSLETPRGRYIRLRMGILCGLLAFGLGLVVSAGWDLMVKDGPAWRELAEKQRQRRLHVVPKRGTIYDRNGSALAVSVEVPSVSLDSVELLRGVAPQKIPVVARDAANRIAKALSLDPAVVERKILAKRRFSWLKRRITAEEAEAIRRMSSSKVMGDDRVRGLMVEGEGKRYYPRREIAGPLLGFVAPDGEGKDGFEYSMNTELKGHVEQLRGLRDRSGRLLFSDGVQDEQALAGHNIHLTIDQGIQYTAERELAQAARTFEADGGSVIVVDPYTGEILAMASWPGYNPNDYGESEPAERRDRGLSDAFEPGSTMKIFTLSAGMASGAIQPDQKLYCEKGQMAVDNVVIRDTHPAGWMTIAQILAVSSNICAAKVGLAMGGNKLYDALLRFGFGQEPNLPLPGESSGTLRPRGRPWVQVETAAASFGQGISVTNVQLAMAAAALANGGELMEPIIVKKVTTATGEVVREAAPRVRRRVVPRRVASALAEMMIGVTEGEGTGTEAAIDGYQVAGKTATAQKIDPATGRYSLDRYVASFVGFVPAKKPVVAISVMVDEPMVEHAGGAVAAPIFRNVARMALKYKGLTPQGTDHVDVASLSTKADPANATYELLRQAKGEKPPVQEKVAGGPVGSGRVRLPDMTGWPVREAVRQAIELGVTPKVVGTGLLAKQTPGPGGVVDKGASVVLVFEPAT from the coding sequence GTGAGAAGCCTGGAGACACCGCGCGGGCGCTACATCCGGCTGCGCATGGGCATCTTGTGCGGGCTGCTCGCCTTCGGCCTGGGCCTGGTGGTGAGCGCCGGCTGGGACCTGATGGTGAAGGACGGCCCGGCCTGGCGTGAGCTGGCGGAAAAGCAGCGGCAGCGCCGCCTGCACGTGGTGCCGAAGCGCGGCACCATCTACGACCGCAACGGCAGCGCCTTGGCGGTGAGCGTGGAGGTGCCCAGCGTGAGCCTCGACTCCGTCGAGCTCTTGCGCGGCGTGGCGCCGCAGAAGATCCCGGTCGTCGCTCGCGATGCGGCCAACCGCATCGCCAAGGCTTTGAGCTTGGACCCCGCGGTGGTGGAGCGAAAGATCCTGGCCAAGCGCCGCTTCTCCTGGCTCAAGCGTCGAATCACCGCCGAAGAAGCCGAGGCCATCCGCCGCATGTCGTCCAGCAAGGTGATGGGCGACGATCGCGTTCGCGGCTTGATGGTGGAGGGCGAGGGCAAGCGCTACTACCCGCGGCGCGAGATCGCCGGCCCCTTGCTCGGCTTCGTGGCCCCGGACGGTGAAGGCAAGGACGGCTTCGAATACAGCATGAACACGGAGCTGAAGGGCCACGTGGAGCAGCTCCGCGGCCTGCGTGACCGCTCCGGTCGCCTGTTGTTCTCGGACGGAGTCCAAGACGAACAAGCTCTCGCCGGTCACAACATTCACCTGACCATCGATCAGGGGATCCAGTACACCGCGGAGCGCGAGCTGGCGCAGGCGGCGCGCACCTTCGAGGCCGACGGCGGTTCGGTGATCGTGGTGGACCCCTACACCGGCGAGATCCTCGCGATGGCCAGCTGGCCCGGCTACAACCCCAACGACTACGGCGAGAGCGAGCCCGCCGAGCGGCGCGACCGCGGTCTCTCCGACGCGTTCGAGCCCGGCTCCACCATGAAGATCTTCACGCTGTCCGCGGGCATGGCCTCGGGCGCGATCCAACCGGACCAGAAGCTCTACTGCGAGAAGGGGCAGATGGCGGTCGACAACGTCGTGATCCGCGACACGCACCCTGCCGGCTGGATGACGATCGCCCAAATCCTCGCGGTGTCTTCCAACATCTGCGCCGCCAAGGTGGGCTTGGCGATGGGCGGCAACAAGCTGTACGACGCGCTCTTGCGTTTCGGCTTCGGTCAGGAGCCGAATCTGCCCTTGCCGGGTGAGTCTTCGGGCACGCTGCGTCCTCGCGGGCGCCCTTGGGTGCAGGTGGAGACGGCGGCGGCGTCCTTCGGTCAGGGCATCAGCGTGACCAACGTGCAGCTCGCCATGGCCGCGGCGGCGCTCGCCAACGGCGGCGAGCTGATGGAGCCCATCATCGTCAAGAAGGTGACCACCGCCACCGGCGAGGTCGTGCGGGAAGCCGCACCGCGGGTTCGGCGTCGCGTGGTTCCGCGGCGGGTGGCCAGCGCCCTCGCCGAGATGATGATCGGCGTGACGGAGGGCGAGGGCACGGGCACCGAAGCCGCCATCGACGGCTACCAGGTGGCCGGCAAGACGGCGACGGCGCAAAAGATCGATCCAGCGACGGGCCGTTACTCCCTGGACCGCTACGTCGCGTCCTTCGTGGGCTTCGTTCCCGCGAAGAAGCCGGTGGTGGCCATCAGCGTGATGGTGGACGAGCCGATGGTGGAGCACGCCGGCGGTGCCGTGGCCGCGCCGATCTTCCGCAACGTGGCGCGCATGGCGCTCAAGTACAAGGGACTCACGCCCCAGGGCACGGACCACGTGGACGTGGCCTCGCTGTCGACCAAGGCGGATCCCGCGAACGCGACCTACGAGCTCTTGCGTCAGGCCAAGGGCGAGAAGCCGCCGGTGCAGGAGAAGGTTGCGGGAGGGCCCGTGGGCTCCGGCCGCGTGCGGTTGCCGGACATGACCGGCTGGCCCGTGCGCGAAGCGGTGCGCCAAGCGATCGAGCTGGGCGTGACGCCCAAGGTGGTGGGGACCGGGCTCTTGGCGAAGCAGACGCCGGGGCCGGGAGGCGTGGTGGACAAAGGGGCGAGCGTCGTTCTGGTTTTCGAGCCGGCCACATGA
- the mraZ gene encoding division/cell wall cluster transcriptional repressor MraZ, protein MFRGQFVHSIDAKGRVSLPARFRDTLIGDGDARLVLTPALFEPCLHLYPMRAWEELEQKISELPSFDQNVVRFRRLYVSAAIECELDKAGRVLVPPTLRDKAALAKDVLWAGMGRTVELWSKERWDAELSMSPEQEQAFKQAVMEQIRI, encoded by the coding sequence ATGTTTCGCGGGCAGTTCGTGCACTCGATCGACGCCAAAGGGCGCGTCAGCCTGCCCGCGCGCTTTCGCGACACGCTCATCGGCGACGGCGACGCGCGCTTGGTGCTCACGCCGGCGCTGTTCGAGCCGTGCTTGCACCTCTACCCCATGCGCGCCTGGGAGGAGCTCGAGCAAAAGATCAGCGAGCTACCGAGCTTCGATCAGAACGTCGTTCGCTTTCGTCGCCTGTACGTCTCCGCGGCGATCGAGTGCGAGCTCGACAAGGCGGGACGCGTGCTCGTACCGCCCACACTTCGCGACAAGGCCGCGCTCGCCAAGGACGTGTTGTGGGCGGGCATGGGTCGCACCGTCGAGCTGTGGTCGAAGGAACGCTGGGATGCGGAGCTGTCCATGAGCCCCGAGCAAGAGCAAGCGTTCAAGCAGGCCGTCATGGAGCAGATCAGGATATGA